TGCCCGGTGGATAGAAAACAGATATGATAAGACCGATATTTATCGTTTTATGTTGGCTTCTTACATACAGGGATTGAATGTGTTTGCGAGCCTGAATGAAACGTATAGGTTGGACGTGCCGATCGACCTTTATTTAAAAAAATACCGGGAACATAAGCCGGATATCCGGTTATCGGAAGAGGTGGAAAATTTATTGGCAGCCATGTTGCGGACAGGAATTACAATGGGGATGATAACCGATGGGAGAAGTTCGACTCAAACCAATAAAATAAAAGCGTTAGGACTGGATCGATTTATTTGTGAGGAAAATTGTATTATTTCAGAATCTTTCGGGCATTCTAAGCCCTCT
The window above is part of the Coprobacter tertius genome. Proteins encoded here:
- a CDS encoding HAD family hydrolase; translation: MKNKIVVFDLDDTLYKEIDFVKSAFKEIARWIENRYDKTDIYRFMLASYIQGLNVFASLNETYRLDVPIDLYLKKYREHKPDIRLSEEVENLLAAMLRTGITMGMITDGRSSTQTNKIKALGLDRFICEENCIISESFGHSKPSPEAYLYFQRKYGDKEYYYVGDNIGKDFISPNRLGWSTVCLLDDGRNIHKQFSAEGEMRAKYEIKSFDELKTVIGV